CGGCTATTGTCTCCTCATCTGCAGTGCCTTTATAGAGAAACAGACTCAGTTCCTCATCGCACCCTCCCTGCAAAGAATAACCAGAAACATGTCTGGTCAAAAGCAAGGTATAAACACTTCATGCTGAAGTGCGCATACATCTTGTTCTCGCATTTTGTATCTTACAATCATTAAAATCTAGTCATCTTACTGAACAGCAACTTATATTGCACTGGTTGTAGTTCTGTGTGGATGAAAGATAACACAAATAACCAAGTTATGAATAATTTACCGGAGACGGGAAAACTTTACATCCAGTGTTTGGATCAAGAAATGCTGTGAGATTCACCATGTTTTCTTTTTTCAAGGATATCCCTATCTCCTCTTCAACCTGTATCAACGATAATTCAATAtgaatatagttttttttttaaatgaaaatgtCAGTTTACAAAATTATTATCTTGAACGTAATAGGATGGTGTTCTCAACTATCAAATGAATATTAACTTTAGGCCAAATCTCTATACTGATCTAGTTCATGCCATAAATAGATTTAGATAAGAGATTTAGCCCAAAGTTTTTAGATAAGAGAATCTAGTTCGTGATTACCTCACGAACTGCTGTGCCAATGATATCTCCAGCTTCGTCATCTATCATCCCAGCTGGGATTTCTAGAATGAGTTTTCCAACAGGAACCCTAGGCTTAAACATTCAAAGATTTGGTGAGGTTCTGAAGACATAAAATTAGAGAAAACTACTGTGGTTTCTGCATAAATAAAAGTTTACAAGTGGTTTGCGCAGCGGTCAGTCTAGGAACATACCTGCTCTGTAAGAACAACATAGGTTTTTCCACCCGAATCAAGGAGTATCAACACAGCAACAGCTGGTCCCCTTGCAAACACAATTCCAGGAATCTAaagagataaagaagatataaAAAAGGCTAAACAGGACATAGAAAGAAAATGAAGAACCTGATTTAAGGAAAAAAGATTCAACCAACTGCCTGTGAACATGCACCAAGGAAAAAACAATTTAATTTACACAGAAACAGAAGAAAAACGATTAGACCCACAGAAAAGAAAGAAACCCTTATCGTCAAAACATAAGAACATGTTTTGAACACTCTTGTTGTGCCAGGCAGTATGAATGAGACATACATTTCCAACTTGTCTAAATCCATACAACGAACTTCGATTTGTACCAAGTGGCGCCACAACATGGTGTCAAAATCATACCTTCCGATTGAGGAACAAAACTCTTGCACAGAACAATAATTTAAACCTTGCATATATATACTTTTACTATGGCGATGGCATGTGGATGTTAATAGCCATACTTTACATTTACATAGTTATAGGAAAATCACCTAGTTGAGCTTAAGATTCGAATACTTAATAATGTATAGTGCATATATACaagaaaaagcaaaaaaaaaaactcagagAATGAGTAAAAGCTTCAATGTCTTAGCATAACATCTATTGTTGCCTTCGATTTACTAAGAATTGTGGTTGTGAGCAATCATTCGTCTAAAATCTGATAATTGGAATACctttgtttgtgtttctttatcaACAATATTTGCTTTAAACTTCAAAAATCCAACACCTCTTCCAAACATATCTACTCCCTGTAAGGAAGGTGTATCAATCACTCAAACAACAATCAAGCATTCaaaaaactgaaaatgaaaaaaagggaAATACAACATAATAATGCAGTTGCATCAACGAAACCAAAAGGATGTAACCAATAGCTATAATAAGTATGAATAGAGGTGGCAGTGAAGAGAGAAAGCGCTTAATTTGCACAACATTCATGACAAGGATGTTGTTGACTGAGGGAGTGATCCTGCATTTTAATCATCTTACTAGCATGACGCAAAGGAATATCATGGTTCATAAGTTCTAGGCTCCATATATTTATGTTGAAAAACATCTCCTGAAAAAATGATATAACTGAAGACATACAAGGAAACTTCTTATAAATATTATAGACTAGGAAACATTAACCCTATAAGCTGTTAACCCTATAAGCTCATCTTTGTGATTGAATTTTGGTAATTTTTATTTAGGATATAAATAATCTCTTTCCTACAAGTTTGAGTTTTTAGGATAAGTGATTAGTTGATCAACTTTAATCATTTttatattgatattttttttcataGCTATCCCTTGTCCTTAAACTAGAAAGTTGCTTCACTGTTATGATCTCTCATAATTCATGATTAACTCATCTTCCGTGTCTAACTTAAATCAAAACCTTGCTTAAATTTCGATGCGTTTACATTGCGTCAGGTATAATGGCTGGCCGTATACAGAGTTCCAGTGTTCCATGATAGATTAGTGAATTATAAGTGAAACATCTTATGCAGAGTTCCACGAGAGATTAGTGAATTATAAGCGAAAAATAAGTTTAATAATCAAGGTGATTAACAATAGGAATAAGAATTCACGGAATTCTAATTTTAATCCTTCGATGTGTTATTCAAACATCGATATATAAGTAGGGAAAAATACTAGACTAAATTTAGGAAACCGAGAAAAACACTTGAGTAAATTACAAAAAAGGATCAATAAGATATTACCTGAATGTAAACTTGTCTTAAAGACAATCCTCCTGCTAAAAGGCCTGTTTCACTACTTATGTTCTTCAACCACTGCTTAAAGACAAAAGAATTGACAGCATTCCTGGAtccaaaaaacaaaacaaaacaaaaaaaagctTCCTGTAAAACAACCGCTCGATCTTAGAAAGCAAACGAAACAAAAAAAGAAAGCATGAATGCGGATAATTAACCTGAGATCGGAATCGGAGACACCAGGGGCCGCGAGGATCTCAACAGAATCGCCGTTCGGCAAAGCGATACGGGTCGACGATGGAGTGGATTGAGCCTCGCCAGAGGCCATCCTCTGGATGACCAGTTGGGGCCGGAGGCGGCGGTGATGGATGCCGGCGCCGAGCGGTGAGGGGAGAAGAGGAAGACAACGGTGGGGGATTCGGACTCGGTGGAAGG
This window of the Zingiber officinale cultivar Zhangliang unplaced genomic scaffold, Zo_v1.1 ctg233, whole genome shotgun sequence genome carries:
- the LOC122037109 gene encoding nudix hydrolase 14, chloroplastic-like — translated: MAAPARTHRLIFSDAFHRVRIPHRCLPLLPSPLGAGIHHRRLRPQLVIQRMASGEAQSTPSSTRIALPNGDSVEILAAPGVSDSDLRNAVNSFVFKQWLKNISSETGLLAGGLSLRQVYIQGVDMFGRGVGFLKFKANIVDKETQTKIPGIVFARGPAVAVLILLDSGGKTYVVLTEQPRVPVGKLILEIPAGMIDDEAGDIIGTAVREVEEEIGISLKKENMVNLTAFLDPNTGCKVFPSPGGCDEELSLFLYKGTADEETIAALQGKEMGLRDHGELIKVHVVPYDKLWQVTADMKALAAIALYEMAKRNGLLL